CTACAAAACCCACGATACTTCTCGCTTGGTTCATTACGAAGGCGTCGTCCATACGCCCGAATTGAAAGACCAAATTTCAGACGTTGAAAGTCGGATGTATGAAAGTCCTAAAAACATTGCCGCTTACTTGGATAATAATCCACAAAAACCCTTTATCGATTGTGAGTACATGCATGATATGGGTAATTCACTAGGCGGCATGCAGGCTTACAATGCCCTAATTGATCGCTATCCAATGTACCAAGGTGGTTTTATTTGGGACTTTATTGACCAAGCCTTATTAGTTCACGATCCAATTTCTGGACAGGATGTTTTACGCTATGGTGGCGATTTTGATGACCGTCATTCAGACTACGAATTTTCGGGCGACGGCTTATTATTCGCTGACCGGACCCCGAAACCAGCTATGCAGGAGGTGAAATATTACTATGGTTTACACAACTAATCAGCTTCATGTCATTTACGGTGATGGGTCACTCGGTTTGAACGGTGCTGATTTTCATTATCTTTTTAGCTATGAACGCGGTGGGTTAGAGTCCTTACAAATCCACGGTAAAGAATGGCTTTATCGCACACCAAAGCCAACCTTCTGGCGGGCCACGACCGATAACGATCACGGTAATCATTTTTCAGAAAAATCTGCACAATGGTTAGCAGCCGACCTGTTAACGCCTTGTACCCAAGTTAAGTTAAGTATTGACGGCCGGCTGTTACCAGAGTTGCCGATTGCGCCGTTGAATAATCGTTATAGCAACAACGAAACTGCGACTGAGGTTGCCTTAACTTTTACCTTTAGTACCAATACCGTGCCTAGCACACCGGTCACCGTCACCTATACGGTCACCGGTACGGGTCAATTACACGTCCAAGTCCACTATACGGGAAATGCCGCCTTACCTGACTTACCCGCTTTGGGACTACGCTTGATCATGCCAACTACTGCAACTGGTTTCGACTACACTGGTCTCGCCGGCGAAACCTACCCTGATCGTCAAGCTGGCGCGGCCCACGGGACTTACCACATCGACGGCTTGCCAGTCACCCCTTATCTCGTACCGCAAGATTGTGGGATGCATATGGCGACCCAGCAAGTCACCGTAACCCGTAATCAAACGCAAAATAACGCCGATCAAACCAGGACGCCATTTGCCCTAACCTTTGAACAAGCAACACGCCCCTTCGCTTTTAGTTGCTTGCCTTATACGGCTGAAGAACTCGAAAACGCGACTCACATGGAAGAGTTACCCTTACCACGACGAACCGTATTAACGATTTACGGCGCTGTCCGCGGGGTTGGCGGCATTGATAGTTGGGGTGCCGACGTCGATACCCAGTATCAAATTCCTGCTAGTCAAGCCATTGATTTTGACTTTACCATTAGTCCTAAACATTGACATCTATTTAAAATTTTGAGCTTGGGTTAATCCCAAGCTCTTTTTTTAAACACCAAAATTCGAGTGCTCAATCATGAGTCCCCACACCGCTTCAACAGCTGAATTAACATCAGTGGTAAAAGGTTTGTTAAACTTTTTAGTAAAATAATCATTGACATCTTTACTGAAAACGATTACATTAAGACTTGTAATTTATAACGAGAAAGATGTGAGGCGATACTATGACTGATCCTGTAACGACTAAAAGTAAATCGCGACGCGTAACTTCGCAATTAGCTTATTCCTTTGGAGCTTTCGGGCATGATGCGTTCTATGCAACGCTATCCACGTATTTTATTATGTTCGTCACTTCCCATTTATTTGATAAGAGTAGCGGTGCTCAAGGCTCCAAGATGATTGCGTACATTACGTTAATTATCGCTGCCTTACGATTCGTCGAATTGGCGATTGACCCCTTAATCGGGAACGCCATCGACAACACCAGCTCACGCTGGGGACATTTCAAACCTTGGATTGTCATTGGTGGAACGATTGGTTCAATTGTCTTAGCTATTTTATTCACTGACATGGGTGGGCTAAATGCTTCTAACCCCATCCTATATTTAATTATTTTTGCTATTTTATACATCACGATGGATATCTTTTATTCCTTTAAAGATGTTGGTTTTTGGTCCATGATTCCGGCAATTTCATTTGACTCGGCAGAACGTGAAAAGACGGCCACCTTCGCTCGAGTGGGCTCAAATATCGGTGCCAATTTAGTTGGAATCGTCGTTATGCCAATCGTCTTATACTTCTCAGTTAACGCCAACAGTGGTCAAGGTGATAACCGTGGTTGGTTAGCCTTTGGCTTAATCATCGCTTTAGTTTCTTGGATTTCTGCGATGGCAGTCGCTGCCGGCACCAAAGAAAATGATTCCGAATTACGTCAAAACACTGAGAAAACGACTTTCAAAGACGTCTTCAAAGTTTTGGGTCGTAACGATCAATTAATGTGGTTAGCTCTCACCTATGGGATTTATACGGCTGGGATTGCCATCACCAACTCTTTGGAACTGTATTACTTCACCTATATTTTAGGGAACGCTTCTGAATACACTTTGCTAGCTAGCTTGAACGCCATCATCGGCATCTTCTCTGTCTTGGCTTTCCCATCACTAGCCAAGAAATTCAGTCGCCGTAAAGTCTTCTTCTTAGCAATTGCCATCATGATGGTTGCCTTAGCCTTATTCACATTCTCCGGTCAATCTTTAGCCTTAGTTTTGACGGCTGCTGTCTTATTCTACATTCCACAACCATTAATTTTCTTAGTTGTCCTGATGGTCTTAAGTGATTCCGTAGAATATGGTCAATTAAAGTTTGGTCACCGTGACGAATCGTTGACCTTATCAGTTCGCCCATTGTTAGATAAACTTGGTGGGGCCGTTTCCAACGGAATCGTTGGTTTAACTGCCGTTTGGGCCGGGATGACTGCAGGCGCAACTGCGGGTGATATTAGCACCCATGGTCAAATGATCTTTAAATTTATGATGTTCGGCGTCCCTGCACTGATGATTCTAATCGGAACGTTTATCTTCTTTAAAAAAGTTACTCTAGACGAAACGATGCATGCTAGCATCGTTGACGAACTCGAAAAGACTTGGCACAAGCATCTCGATACCGACGAAACCCCAGCAGAGGTTGAAGCTGAAACAACTGCAACAACCAGTTACCAACTACCTGTCAGTGGAACTTTACAAAAGTTAAGTGCCGTTAGTGATCAGACATTTGCCAGTGGCGATATGGGCCGTGGTTTTGCAGTTAAACCGACGGATGGTGGTGTCTATGCACCTTTCAACGGGATAGTTGAAGCAACCTTCCCAACACGTCATGCTATCGGTCTTCGCTCAGACTCCGGAATCCTAACCTTAATTCATATCGGAATTGGGACCGTTAACTTACGTGGCACTGGTTTCGTACAATATGTTCAAAAAGGCGACCGGGTCACTCAAGGTCAAGAATTGATTGAATTTTGGGCACCGGCAATTACCAAAGCTGGTTTAGACGACACCGTTATGGTCGTCATCACCAACCATCAAGCCATTCAAAGCTTTGATTACTTGAAACATACCGGAACTGCTACACACGGCGAGGTAATTTTAAAACTTTCGAGTCCCGCTGCTAAAAAATAATAAAGTCATTGAAGAAGCAATCCAAACCAGCTATTGGCCGGTGCGGATTGCTTTTTTGTCCACAATTGCCCTAGGTGCCAGCCGGACCATTGATTTCACTGTTAAAATTCGTTATTCAAAGTATAAATGTAAACTTTATGTTATGATAATAATATAATTATTAGGTACAGTTAGGGCCCCATCAAATTGATGGGGCCCTAACTTTTAGCCGTTTAGTTTAATGCTTCATATTGATAACTAATGGTATGCGTTACAGGATACCCTGGCCGCAATACGATGTCACCAAAATCAGGATGATTAATCGCATCTGGTAAGGTTTGAGCTTCCGTCGCTAACGCCGTATATTGATGAGTGGCTTCCTTAGCCGTATCAAAAGGATTCGCCGTATAAATAATCAAGCTATTCCGATCAGAATAGAGCTTCACTTGCCGTTGCTGCTCGGTATCACCAATAACCGCAATAGGCGTCGTCGCACTAGGGGTCACTTCGTACGCATCATCAAATTCAATCCCTTTGCTAGTCGCTTTTAATTGATCCAAAGCAGCTTGAACTGGTTGTGGTTCATTGAAATCATACGCAGTCTTAACAACTGGCAATCGTTGGCCAGTCGGCACCTTTTCAGCATCAAATTCTAAGCGCTTAGCACTATGAATTTGGAGCCATTGATGAGCCAACGTAGTCCGATCATCCGCCACATTCCAATAAACGTGGTTTGTTGGATTAAAGAGCGTTGCTGCATCCGTATCACCCGTAAAAGCAATCGAAACACGATTTTGGTTATCCAAGGTAAACTTAATTTGAACGTCTAAATTACCAGGATACTGATCGGTCGTCGTGGTAATCTGACGTCGTAAAGTCACGCTAGCACTGTCACGTGTCTGGCTTAATTCACCGGTAAAATTCAAGGTGTTAAAGCCATGTCGACCGCCATGTAAGGAATGCGTCTGTTCATTCATATCAACGTCATAATGCTGATCGTCAATTTTAAAGCTAGCGCCACCGATACGACCTGCGACACGACCAATTGATTGGCATAAACAGTATCCGACGCGTTGATAGTCCGCCATATTGTCTAAGCCCCAAATTAAAGGCCGCTCGACACCATTTTCCACAACTACGAACTCCTGCCACGTTCCCCCATAACTCAAAACTGAAATACGGGTTTGGTGATCATTAATTAACGTATATCGCATAATATCTTGACCGTCTAACTGGTCAAAAACTGTTGTTTTCGTTTCCAAGGCAATCCCTCCATATTTAAAACGCTTTCATTATCAATTATAGCCTATTTAAACTGGAATTGATATTATTTTAGTAAAAGTTTAACTAAAAAGCGTTAGTCCTTCGATTTCGAAAGACTAACGCTTTTTCAATTAGGCCTGTACGGTCGTTTTAGCTTCTACTGCGGTAATGTAATCTAAGAAATTCCCGAAACATTGCTTCAAGAAATGCTCACTACCATCGTCATCTAAATGGTCATTTTCATCAAATTTGCTACCCGCTTGCGGTAACATGAATTCATTACCCGGCATTACTTTAGCATCCACCCCAGGTGAATCCAGAATCTGCCGTAAGTTCATTTGAGCGCGAACGGTTCCTTGAATCCCTAAGGATGTCCCCACAATCATAACTGGCTTATCCTTAAACGGATGTTCCGCACACGATAACCATTCAATCGCACTCTTCAAAGCGGCTGGAATGGAATGATCATACTCCGGTACCGCAATGACGACGCCATCAGCGGCGTCAATTTTAGCCGCTAGCGCTTTGACAGTCTCAGGTTCATTATCCAGATCATCTTCGTTAAACAACGGCAGGTCCTTAATCTCACAAATATCTAAGCTAGCTTGTGCATCGATTAAGTCCTTCATCGCATACAAAAGTTTTCGATTATATGATTTTGAGGCGTTGGTGCCGACAATTGCGACAATATTAGCCTCATCGTCACCGGCTTTTTGTTGCGCTTTAGCATTCTCACTCGCCGCAGCACCCGCAACGTAACCGGAGGCAATTCCCCAAGTGTTCATCATGCTTGGCATTGAATCGTGACCATTGGCACCCCCGATAACTTCACCAGCACCAAAGTAATTCGCCACTAAAGCATTCTTACTCGTCAATAATTGTAAGCTCTTAGAATCCGTGGTGTAACCACCTAGCGTGGTCGCAAACCGGTCACGCTGTTCGATGAGATAATAAGTATCGCCTTCATATTGATGTAAATATTTCGGATCACGACCAAATTCACGATCATGGCCAGCTTTAACGTAACCCTGATAGTCAGTAACGGTCTGTGCGAGCCGATCGGCATTTACCCCAGCCGCTTTAGCAACCGTCTTTAAGTCACCCTTGACGAAAACTGGTCGCTTAGTTGAATCCGCAAAGAACCCTTTGATTTCTTGGGGCGTGAAGTCATGTAAAATCAAGAGATCATAAACTTGTTTCCAAGTTCGTTCATCCATTAATAAGTAAGCTGTTTTGTCCGCTTGCTTTAAAATGGCATTCCGAAAGGCAGTGTATACGTTAGATTCATTAACAATTCGTTCACCCTTAGTATTCACATAGATGGCACCCATGTCCGTAGCTTGTTTTGAGGCATAGGTTGTTAACTTAGCAACCCCTGGTTCTACTTCAACCCCATGTGGATAGATCTTGTACCAATCTAAATCATGAGTTTGTAAATCTAAGTCTGCATTAAATTCATAGGCATCACCTGTGGACGTCATCGGGCCGTAATAATCAATTCCTTGGCTTTCGGCGCCACGCATTTTTTGATTAGCCCCGTGACCACCAGTAGCTAAGACAACTGAGCGCGCTTTAATCTTAATCAATTGACCATGTCGTTTGCCTACTAAGCCATTCAATTGGCCTTGGCGGTTAAAGGTTAACGATTGAACGGGGGTATCTAATAAGATTTCGCCACCCGCTGCCGTAAAGGCCTGTGATACTTTTTGAATCAATTCATAACTGCTAGCTGAAGGTAGTTCGATTTGCCGATTGATAGAATGTTCAGGCGTTTGCGTTTGGGCTTTTTGGTAATGTAAGTCCGCAAAATCACTGATAAAATCAATCGCTGGTCCAATATGATCAACCATTAACTTGGTTAAGGCGGGATAGTTGGTCTCTAAACTTTCACGGGCAACATCTTGCGCTAACATCTCAGGAGTATCGTGATTGTTATCGAAAATTTGAGCGGATACCTTAGATCCCGTCCCAACGACATTGGAACCATTTAGAATCGTTGCACCACCAAGATAACCATTCTTTTCAACTAAAATGACTTTTTGACCCAGGGTTAAGGCCCGACAACCCGCAACCAAACCAGCTTCACCGCCACCAATGATGACAACATCCGTACGACGATGTTGCGTCGTCATGGCCTTTTTTGATTTGGGTACTGGCGTTAACGTAATCCCTTCATCAGCGACCGCTTTTTTGGCAGACGTTAATAACGCTTGCGTCATTACAGTGGCACCACTAATCGTATCGACATTGAATGACTGTTCATCAATAATATTTTGTTTTAATTTATCAATGACTTGATTAAAAATTCCGGACGTTTCAGAATGTTTCAAGATTTTCAAATCTTCTACTTTATCATCTTGAACGTCAACCTCATAACTAATAATGCCATTATGGCCCATGGCTTGGCCTTTAATTTGTTGTTCTGCTTTACTCAATTGAATACACTCCCTTACGTCGCGGCTTCAAGCCACTCGTGACGCTAACTTGTTGTTGACGATCGATAAAAATTGCTTCGACTCCTGGTAATTGCTCGATGGTCGCCATACCAACTTGACTACCTTGAAAATAACAAACAGTTGCTAAAACTTCAGCTAACTCTGACTGTGCGGTAATAATACTGACTTGAGCCAGTTTATTTTCAACTGGGTAGCCCGTCTGTGGATCTAAAATATGATGGTACACATGCTGACCAACTTTAAAATACCGTTCAAAAATTCCAGATGTGACTACCGTTCTAGCCGGCATTTGAACTTGTAGTAATGGTTGTCCGCGTGACGCCGTTGGGTTCTGAATACCAATCTCCCAGCGCTGGTCCGCAGTAAACGGCTGCGAACCCAATAACTTCACGTTACCACCTAAGTTAACGATTGCCTGCGTGACCCCCGCTTG
This region of Lactobacillus sp. CBA3605 genomic DNA includes:
- a CDS encoding beta-galactosidase small subunit; the encoded protein is MVYTTNQLHVIYGDGSLGLNGADFHYLFSYERGGLESLQIHGKEWLYRTPKPTFWRATTDNDHGNHFSEKSAQWLAADLLTPCTQVKLSIDGRLLPELPIAPLNNRYSNNETATEVALTFTFSTNTVPSTPVTVTYTVTGTGQLHVQVHYTGNAALPDLPALGLRLIMPTTATGFDYTGLAGETYPDRQAGAAHGTYHIDGLPVTPYLVPQDCGMHMATQQVTVTRNQTQNNADQTRTPFALTFEQATRPFAFSCLPYTAEELENATHMEELPLPRRTVLTIYGAVRGVGGIDSWGADVDTQYQIPASQAIDFDFTISPKH
- a CDS encoding glycoside-pentoside-hexuronide (GPH):cation symporter, whose product is MTDPVTTKSKSRRVTSQLAYSFGAFGHDAFYATLSTYFIMFVTSHLFDKSSGAQGSKMIAYITLIIAALRFVELAIDPLIGNAIDNTSSRWGHFKPWIVIGGTIGSIVLAILFTDMGGLNASNPILYLIIFAILYITMDIFYSFKDVGFWSMIPAISFDSAEREKTATFARVGSNIGANLVGIVVMPIVLYFSVNANSGQGDNRGWLAFGLIIALVSWISAMAVAAGTKENDSELRQNTEKTTFKDVFKVLGRNDQLMWLALTYGIYTAGIAITNSLELYYFTYILGNASEYTLLASLNAIIGIFSVLAFPSLAKKFSRRKVFFLAIAIMMVALALFTFSGQSLALVLTAAVLFYIPQPLIFLVVLMVLSDSVEYGQLKFGHRDESLTLSVRPLLDKLGGAVSNGIVGLTAVWAGMTAGATAGDISTHGQMIFKFMMFGVPALMILIGTFIFFKKVTLDETMHASIVDELEKTWHKHLDTDETPAEVEAETTATTSYQLPVSGTLQKLSAVSDQTFASGDMGRGFAVKPTDGGVYAPFNGIVEATFPTRHAIGLRSDSGILTLIHIGIGTVNLRGTGFVQYVQKGDRVTQGQELIEFWAPAITKAGLDDTVMVVITNHQAIQSFDYLKHTGTATHGEVILKLSSPAAKK
- a CDS encoding aldose epimerase family protein, which produces MALETKTTVFDQLDGQDIMRYTLINDHQTRISVLSYGGTWQEFVVVENGVERPLIWGLDNMADYQRVGYCLCQSIGRVAGRIGGASFKIDDQHYDVDMNEQTHSLHGGRHGFNTLNFTGELSQTRDSASVTLRRQITTTTDQYPGNLDVQIKFTLDNQNRVSIAFTGDTDAATLFNPTNHVYWNVADDRTTLAHQWLQIHSAKRLEFDAEKVPTGQRLPVVKTAYDFNEPQPVQAALDQLKATSKGIEFDDAYEVTPSATTPIAVIGDTEQQRQVKLYSDRNSLIIYTANPFDTAKEATHQYTALATEAQTLPDAINHPDFGDIVLRPGYPVTHTISYQYEALN
- a CDS encoding FAD-dependent oxidoreductase, whose product is MGHNGIISYEVDVQDDKVEDLKILKHSETSGIFNQVIDKLKQNIIDEQSFNVDTISGATVMTQALLTSAKKAVADEGITLTPVPKSKKAMTTQHRRTDVVIIGGGEAGLVAGCRALTLGQKVILVEKNGYLGGATILNGSNVVGTGSKVSAQIFDNNHDTPEMLAQDVARESLETNYPALTKLMVDHIGPAIDFISDFADLHYQKAQTQTPEHSINRQIELPSASSYELIQKVSQAFTAAGGEILLDTPVQSLTFNRQGQLNGLVGKRHGQLIKIKARSVVLATGGHGANQKMRGAESQGIDYYGPMTSTGDAYEFNADLDLQTHDLDWYKIYPHGVEVEPGVAKLTTYASKQATDMGAIYVNTKGERIVNESNVYTAFRNAILKQADKTAYLLMDERTWKQVYDLLILHDFTPQEIKGFFADSTKRPVFVKGDLKTVAKAAGVNADRLAQTVTDYQGYVKAGHDREFGRDPKYLHQYEGDTYYLIEQRDRFATTLGGYTTDSKSLQLLTSKNALVANYFGAGEVIGGANGHDSMPSMMNTWGIASGYVAGAAASENAKAQQKAGDDEANIVAIVGTNASKSYNRKLLYAMKDLIDAQASLDICEIKDLPLFNEDDLDNEPETVKALAAKIDAADGVVIAVPEYDHSIPAALKSAIEWLSCAEHPFKDKPVMIVGTSLGIQGTVRAQMNLRQILDSPGVDAKVMPGNEFMLPQAGSKFDENDHLDDDGSEHFLKQCFGNFLDYITAVEAKTTVQA
- a CDS encoding FAD:protein FMN transferase, whose protein sequence is MGTVISITLFERNQPVVEAVYDYLQRMDQVFSMNRPDSELSAINRQAGQQPVAISAPGFQLIEAALAYTRQYPASFNVLIGPLVKLWRIGFGGQQVPSSTRIQACLALMDPNQVKLDSVRQTVYLQQPGMVLDLGAIAKGYFADQIVLQLQQAGVTQAIVNLGGNVKLLGSQPFTADQRWEIGIQNPTASRGQPLLQVQMPARTVVTSGIFERYFKVGQHVYHHILDPQTGYPVENKLAQVSIITAQSELAEVLATVCYFQGSQVGMATIEQLPGVEAIFIDRQQQVSVTSGLKPRRKGVYSIE